The following is a genomic window from Labeo rohita strain BAU-BD-2019 chromosome 15, IGBB_LRoh.1.0, whole genome shotgun sequence.
aattatttatatcagctgccagtagtaactgtagcagaattaattttccatcaactaatctgttcgcccagcgaacatttggtataatttttatatcaactctaagaaatgatattttcttggccacagaaaataactttcttaaagtaccattgcattagagcatgtagcttgaATCAGAATCATAAATGGACATTactttgcaaggcagaatcaaaactcaaaactaatttgtgcacaagagttttattaccgaaggactaacacataagaggaaaggaaatgaagctatgaaaagagtcagttaaccacaaccagtgaaaccatcagtgctgtctacagcttatactaaacctctgttctgttagttaaatgtacgatacttgcattgccttggtcgatgaacaagtgtccgaatgcagtctcgcggtgaaagtcttgatggttggagcagtggtggttttggaatcgcgatcacgttcttccgggtctgaagagtgataaactccaaagatgttctgactcgatggtgactgggagtttcttcccatgtgaaaattgaagaagaaccaagagctgagagggacccagctgaagtcctgtgatctttggggaatggaaagacaaggccgcaaggcctggcgcgtgcttagggaagtcctgaagagttctagctcatcctcctcatcctcgtaggttctaaaagaacctcTGCCTGACTGAGGcaagtcatgaagatgaattccagggttgagtgaaaatgtctggctctttgtggttgagagccacagctctgtatgtggTGGTCTctcgggcccgccgggcacgccctgtgccggctcaggctccccgtgggttcctccacatgGGCTGCAATTGGAGGGTTTTGCAAAAGAGAGCGAAGACAGTGAAGAGAGAGGGCGGCGATCAATCAtttgatgcctttaagctctctcgAGGCTGCGCCTCCATGAGGTccacgaaccaatggtaactttcacctttggagagaaagtttacgactctttgtctgtgagcatggtattttgcatatgtaatttgactgggtgttgatgcaaaactactaaggtttcttaaaacactaatatgttgcataggtatcaacatctaatttacaccatcttttagataatcaaaatacgaattcaaagagaccaaacatggcataggtgggttatacgactagtcatctatcataacgcataaaatacagtgcagtaatactgtacacaatgacctgggctatgtgtgataggaaggtcaaagaaaggtttgtctgtgaatgaacaggaaagagtctatttctATAGGCACTGTGCctttcctatgggcaaatgtagcatgggcaaatgtgcattcctctgggcaataaaacctcttatcagataGTCATCCTGGCAattgagcccttttggggtgttagttgctttgggggggttgtctccagagctccagcatatagctggcttgttgggtttaaagactatttgttaaatgtaacaattaatgtatgtctgattggtctaGATGCTACAATATtatttgcttgattatatacaacatttgATTCCCCccaaattgtgaaaatatattgttttctgtctgtattttctgaattatggagtgacaaaaaagAGTACCAAAAATTCTCtctgtaaaaatgtttgactctaatatttcaaaaaaaaaaaaaaaaaaaaaaaaaatgaaacaagaattttaGGTGATACAAGTAAGGCGATAactattagtttttgtttgttgcttgtttgtttgtttgtttgttttttaccctaTCGTtacaatgaacaaaaatattcttctttcagattaaaatgtttagcatgatattaattttgatattaattAGAATGTTCTATTGACTTGTAAACTCATTgttcatctatttatttatttatttatttatttatttgcagtggTTCAAACGTTTCACTAAACAGATTTGACTCAGAAGTGTCAAGTGTCACATTTACGAATTAGACATTACAAAGCACATAATTTGAGGTATCATTCATATATAGCAGAAGTGGAAAAAGATGAGTTAtgcttcaaaatgttatatttaggaTTACGAATATACAGTCCTTGTGTATGTGCGATACTAATAGTGATGCTTTCGTAGAAGCAAGAACAGGATGTTAATAGTGCGAGTGTAGCTGTAAGGCTTTTTGGTGTATGAATAGAGGTCCTGAAAGGAGGTGAAACTCAGGTTTTCTTTGCCTGTGGTTAGGCTGTTTGCTTTTCGCACAGGTCTTGCACTGAAGAGCAAGAATTGAGGAGCTGCAAAGCCTTCATGTGGAGATCGGCAGCTGTGTAAGATGGCATCAGTGGCTAGAATTGAATTTGAGCAAAGGCTGGCAGCAAGTGAAAAGACTCTCCAAAGGTTAAAAACAAGTTGAGCAATAACATTGAAGATGAACTCAGGGGAATATAGGGGACATGCAGGTAGTGATGAGAGAGCTGCAGTGTCTAGCTGTGAAATGAACTGGGCAGCACAGACATGAACCTTATTGACaattgattttgttttcttttgggAGTTGTAAAATGCGTCTTTCAAAGAGATTTCAAAGTGTAAGGAGGAAATACATGGCATATGTGTGGCATATGAACAAATGTAAAGCCTACAAATATCAATGATCTCCAGGATCTGTAAAGGCAAAAGTTGTTGGAAACCTTTCAAAAAACCAAGTCAAGGCTTAAATCCATTATAAACTCAGTCTGGGAATATTTTACAAAACTTTTCTTTCCCCGTCGGTTCAAAAACACGTTTGCTCAACCATGAAATTAACTTTAACACCAAGGGTGACATTTTTCCTTTAATatcaaaaacatataaaatgtatagcAAAGGAAAGAATCCTGGTCACAGAGTTAACGCATTGAGCTGATGTATCCATATTTGTACAATACTTAAATGTTTAGATACAAGCATATATGCAACCTTCTCTATAgtctattattatcatttttttcccatCGTAATTGTGACACATAAAGCCAGTAGTACTGGGGATGACATTTTGCTACCTgtttagttttaaaattaattaccaGGCTTACCGCAAGCTGTTATTTTCTGATAAGAATGACTTTGCAACCTTTAGTGAACCTTTATTTGGGAGTGTGCTGTataaaatgttgcttttgtaTATAAATTAGCCAACAAATGTGTCTGGGAATGTATCTATTTTCAgtgaaatacatttaattttcattttcattcttcAGTGGGTTTTATTTGATGGATGTGCAGGTGTTGTTAATCTCAGATGTTTTCAGTGACTCATTGGTGTTTGTCTTGGCTGGTTAACCATAACACCTTGACTTAATAAGaagtaaaaagaaaagttttgctCTGTTCTCACGGAAACCACAAACATTCTGCAACTTGCGGCGACCGGACGTTTGTTGTTTTGAATTGGAGTTGGCATTTCGaagaacatttttgattatgtGCCTAATGCGCAATATCAATCCTGAGTAGTTAATCAGTACATTGTCTGAGCTACATTTTCAGTAGACTGATATTTCACATCTGTCATTGCAATTATAATTAACACGTGAAAATGTTCCAGATTACACATAGAAAGGACATCAGTACAGTGTGCACCATGACAACACCTGCATCAACAACAATCAACAGCGACAACGTCTAGCCAAAGTTCAACCGCATTATAGCTATGAGTGTGATCTAAGTTTAGAACCTAAAGGTCAGCGGTTTACCGCTCTTTCCCATGTGCAAAAATACTGATCTGTCATGCAAACCATCAACTTCTGTATGCTTGACTAGTAAAGACGCAATTACAAATAataagaattacatttttttactgtatgtaaTTTTTGCAACCTGGTCTCATGTGCGAAgtatgtaccaataagtacatatcactgcagtttacATCTAACCTACcggatagtatgaacaaaagtgaatgtgttGTTAAACTCAAACGCTTGTTTTTCAGTCttatctttcagctctttcatcatgaAGCATATTTTTCataggattcgtacccaaggattctgcaTCCTCAGACCAACTCTGTGCCGCCTGAGCTACCGTGCAAGCTTGTTACTTTCGGTGTTGTGTCCATTTGTGCTACCCTGTCctgtacacctaccccaaccctaaaacCTACCCTTTGGTGTTGATATCCAAAATACAGTGTTGGTAGCACAATctgaaagcaaaacatatggagctgtatttataactgtgtacaaaaacgattaaaagtgctcgctgtttcaccgcctctagtgttcatttcttgtgaaaactgcagtgatatgtacttctTGGTGCGTATTTCGCAAAAAAAGTTCCCCcaggtacatttttgttgtgAGACCAGGTTgaatccttaaaggagaagtccacttccaaaacaaagattcaaggctgggattgtttacaaccatatttgggatcgtttgaagccacatttaaactgccttttggaagttcaaaattgaggcaccatagcagtccattatatggagaaaaatgcataaatgttttactcaaaaaacgtaatttgaagaaagaaagacatgaacattatatgtgaatctttgttttggaagtggacttcttctttaatgtcaatttgtttatgatgtcattgttcacattttaactAGTGAAAATTGCATTGTTGTCGTCCAAAATTAATATCCTGGAAGTGTTtaaaagtcaagtcaagttacattTACTTACAATAACAGTAGTAGTACTTTATGCAATATTACATGCAAAAATCCCAGACCAACCCTAACCTGGTAGCACTTTATGTTACGGTCCTGTCCTgcatgcactcttaaaaataaaggctgtAAAAGTGTGTttctgcagtgatgccatagaggAACCATTTgattccccaaagaacctttcagtgaacagttctaaAAAGAaccattatgaaaaataatttaaaaaatctaaagaacccttttccactataaagaacttttctgcatttgaaaggttccatggatgtccaaggttcttaatggaaccatcaatgctattaaagaacctttatttttaagagtgtatgttcttgtcataataattacaataactgCGTAATAACTAGGTATTaatcctaaacctaaccctaccccAGCACTAACCATAACCCATgtagttacctttttttttttttatccaaaactAACTAACGTAAGtacatgtactgtaaaataatgtgTAACCTTAACCCTAACTAGCAAGTACAATTAAAAATTACTCAGCAAATAAATTTACTATTGTATAATTAGACTGCAACACGGACActgcaaaataaagtgtaacctgaAGCTTTACCATGATTTTACTCAGGCAACACTAAATGTAGCCTCTagcatattttgtaatattgtaaattcaCACAGTACACAGTTTATTAAGGAACCATCCATAGTTGCTTTTGTGGTGGTTATCAAGGTCTGACTACAAATACTGCAGttaaaatatggtaaattaTGGAAGGGCTATTTATATCACTGTTGTGAACTGTgtagtcatggcctaatggttaaaATCATGGATTCGAGGGTTAGTACTAGTagggattgtaggtggggggagtgaatgaaCAGCGCTCCCTTCCACCATCAATACCACGATTGAGATACCCTTGAGAACCCCCAACTACTCCCTAGGGACTGCAGCAAAAATGGCTACCCACTGTTctgggtgtgtttgtgtgtgtttttgcccagtactcactgctgtgtgtgtgtgcacttggatgggatAAATGCAGAGCACCAATTCTGAGTATGGTACACCATATTCGGCCTTGTGTCACATCAAATCAATTTTCAACTGAATACAAACCAAACCCTATACAACTGAGTTTGAACTGAGATAGCAAACATGATGTAGAATTACAATTACATACAGACCTGCAGAAGAATTGAaaatttacttttcttttatgaACTATGGAATTGTTTGATGCAGTGTTTATAGCTTATTGTATTCTATATGTATTTTGTAATCAAAAGATTTGCTAATTTGATTTCTTTGTGCAcacagatgatgatgatgaacgCAACATCCAACACAACCAACACATCATGTGTTATCATGACCCAGTCAGCAGGTAACCTGCTAATGTCCATCTACATCATTGCCTTCATCCTGGGTCTGATGTTCAACCTGGTCACCATCGGTCCCATAATTCAGCAGATCTGCAGAAGGAACGTTCTGGGGATCTACCTACTCAGTTTGTCCATCTCGGATCTCCTGTACATTCTCACCATGCCTCTGTGGATCTATTATTTCAGCAAGAACCACTTTTGGGACCTCGGCCAAGGACTTTGTAGCTTGGCTGGTTTCTTTTACTACTCCAACCTGTACATAAGCATATTCCTCCTCTGCTGGATCTCCATCGATCGCTGCCTAGCCATCACCTTCCCGCTGCGAGTTCAAGCCTTTCGCCGTCAGCGCTATGCCTGGATCATCTGTGGGCTGGTCTACATTTTTGTCATGGCTTTGCACTGTCTAGTACTATACCTAGATAAGTTATCAGATCCACTGGACAATCAGAATAGGTGCTACGAGACCTTCCCCATGACGGAACGCATTGCAATGTTCAACCTGATACGAGTCGGAATTGGTTTCCTCTTGCCTCTGGTGGTCATCTCTGTCTGCTATTGGTTGATCCCAAACAAGGTGCAGCAAAGCCGAGGGGTGGATGAACAAGGCAAGCGCAAAGTGAGGCTTCTGTCTATGGGGGTCATTGGCATTTTCTCCTTCTGCTTTGCCCCGTACCACATCCTCCTAATGGTGAGATCAATCGCCTTCTTTTCTGTGGGAGAAAAAGAAAGCTGCTATTTTGAACAAACTATGTATATACCCTTCACCTGCTCTCTCGCGCTATCCAGCCTGAACAGTGTGGTGGACCCAGTGCTCTATGTTTTGGCCAGTAACGGAGTAAGGGAAGACATGCGGCTGATCTGTTGTAAAAACAAGCAGAGACAGATGACAGGAAGCCCTCTTGTTGATTCCAAATGGAAGACAAGAGTAACCAACTTGTCTTAAAACCAACCTCAGTTCTTGGACAATATACTTGCACTGAAACAAGTCACACTGTTTTTGAACCTATTCAGGAATTTTGCAAATCAGTGACCAGCACAAACGCACCCAAATTGTTTGTGGTGACAACACGGGCACAATCTTGTGGATGGGTTCTTATTGTGACGTTGTGGAGGGTCCAGCAGACTTCATAATCTGGCGTACTCCACTAGTGTGATCCAGACACCTgatttgacttttttgtttgattactGCCACCATGACTGCAAACCGCTGGCTTTTCTGCAGGTGGTAATAGACAAATTGTTTTGTGAGTAAAGCACATCTTCTGTATAATAAGCCTAATTTACATTGAAAACAATGACTGTGACTTGTACTGACAATACTGATGCTGCAGCACGTTTTTTGTGCACTTAAACATGTCCAGTTAAACTGGATTGTGCTGTGAATAAGATGCTGTTTTTATGCCGAAATACTGTGCATTACAAAATTGTAACTGTTTTGTGAATTAGCCACTGTATGACAGTATTTAGTTAAGCCCAGTTCATTTGAGTCTGAGTCAGGACAGAAACCAGAAGAGGGTCAAATCTGAGTCAAGGACAAATTGACATGCTGCTGAGATTATGACCAAAACCTTGAAAATATGCTCTTGGGCAGAGTCTAAGATCATATTTTCATGGTTTTGGCCTTGTTCCTCGAATCCGAATCCAAGACCATATTTTTATCTGAATCTAAAAACATATGTATTTTCATGGGTTTAGTCTTGTTCCTGAAGTCCAAGTCCAAGATCATATTTTCATGGTTTTGGTCTTGGTCCTAGAATCTAAGTCTAAGAACATATTTTCGTGGTTCTGGCCTTGTTCCTTGAATCTAAGTCCAAGACTATATTTTCATGGTCCTGTTTTGGTCCTCAAGTCTAGGTCCAAGATGaaattttcatgttttgcttTTGGTCCTTGAGTTTAAATCCAAGATTATATTTTCATGGTTTTGGTCTTGTTCCTAGAGTCCAAGATCATTTATTCATGGTTTTAATCTTGGTCCTCGATTCAGGTCTTGGTCTTTTGTTGGACAGATTCAATACTTATCTGGTCTCTCTCTTGACTCAAACTCCACCCTCTTGGTCTTGAATCTCAACTTTGGTCTTGAGTACAATGTTGATATGTTCAAACTTTTGTACTCAGACTCCATTTTATccatttctgtcaaaaaaagctgttttatctGAGTTGTGATGTATATAGCTGTGTCTGTACAAACGTAGAGAGGATGTTTACAAATTACGGCTTTGCAGGGTAACAGGACCTGTATCCCTGTCTTTGAAGGACCCTTGAATCACTTGAACTTTCTGTGTGAGAGCCGTACTCAGCCCAAGTGTTGTTATTGTGGGATAAAGCCTTGCTTGTTTGTCCTTGTTTAATTCACAGACGACTCCCTGTAATTTACCGTTAAAGCAGATTTAGCCATTACAGATTTAatctattaatgttaaaaacaacttGTTGCAATGTAAGCAATTTCGATGCACAGCATGTTGCTACTCTCGACATTTTTTCTCATGTAACTTACCATTATTACAAAACGAAAAggtatattatgaaataaaagaaCTGCTCTGATTCTGACTGTCAAGCCACATTTAGGGAAGTGATGCTTTCATTTCAGCTCTTCAAAAGGGGGGTAAAATGATTAGTGTTTTATTCAAAGGGTGGGAACATCTAGTATCAGTGTAATCATGCTGCTTTCTGAAGAGAAAGCAACCCATATGACACCAGCAAGTGTTCTTGCGCACTGATGAGGAGGAGCGTTTGCGTAGCATCTCTAACCGATATCGCCCACAATACACTTTGTACAGCTTTGTTCACCTACCTTTTTGCTACCATGATTGCCTCTATAGATGAGTGGCTCTCTTGTGACTGCAGTCTTCTGTAAGTCTGTGAGTGAGAGTGGCCTTCTGCTCTACTGTAAAATGCCACAGACCATCTGAATGGAGTGATTTTGGAGCGTGAGCGAAGCAATGAATTGCAGCTTTGAGTACCTGATCTGCAGTCTGAATGGTTTAAATGACTGCTCGCTTTCACCTATCACACTAGATGCTGTGCCATTCAGGGAAGATGGAAATTGGGTGCCATATAGTGTTAGAACTTGTTTGTGCTGTCATCCACATATACGTGCTAGAACATTTATGCGAGTTTCAGTTAAGGATTGAAAACCCCATTCTTTCATCATAAAAACCGTATTGCATCGCAACAGAACTAACGTGAGCCATTCTGCATTACACAATGAGGCTGCCGCTAAGGTTTCACCGCAACAGGAAGTCTGGAGGGATTTAGACGAGAACAGCACAGAACATTTTGTCTGCTTTTCTCTGCTCGAGCAATTGATTTGCACCTTCCTGAATGCAGACAACAGATGGAGGTGAGAGAGCATGTTCATGTAGGAGGCGCAACCTGGCATTGCATCAAAATGGACCTTGTATCTATAAACTATTGTGTAAAAGTTTTTAGGGTCAttcatttaatcaaatattcataaaatacatttaaaatgtaagctaatttattcatgcatttccagcagccattactctagtcttctagt
Proteins encoded in this region:
- the gpr184 gene encoding G protein-coupled receptor 184 gives rise to the protein MMMMNATSNTTNTSCVIMTQSAGNLLMSIYIIAFILGLMFNLVTIGPIIQQICRRNVLGIYLLSLSISDLLYILTMPLWIYYFSKNHFWDLGQGLCSLAGFFYYSNLYISIFLLCWISIDRCLAITFPLRVQAFRRQRYAWIICGLVYIFVMALHCLVLYLDKLSDPLDNQNRCYETFPMTERIAMFNLIRVGIGFLLPLVVISVCYWLIPNKVQQSRGVDEQGKRKVRLLSMGVIGIFSFCFAPYHILLMVRSIAFFSVGEKESCYFEQTMYIPFTCSLALSSLNSVVDPVLYVLASNGVREDMRLICCKNKQRQMTGSPLVDSKWKTRVTNLS